The genomic region TGAACTGCAAGTGGGGGATGGGAAGTGAcaactatccatctatctatctgtctatctctcttgtatctatctatccatcttgtatctatctatctctctatctcatatctatctatctatcttctatctcatatctatccatctatctatctcatctcctatctatctcatctatctcctatctatctatctatctatctatctatctcatatctatctctttgGCAGAATCCAATGTTTGTATATTTATCAAAAATCCATTTTAAAAGAACTAAcaaaaaataaccccccccccccacccccgttcCTGAGTATTGAGGTGCGATGTGTTATTCGGATGCTGCTTGTTATTTGCGGCTCCTTTCAGTAAACAGCATGAGGCGTTGGGCTATTTTGGAGCAGCTGGCCGGGCGCTGTGCGTTCCCCTCCACGTCTGAGGAGTTTGATGGAAGTTTTCATAGAATAGCGGTGTTATGAGAGCCGTCCAATCCCCTCGTTTAGTAACGCAATCCCTCCAGGTCCTGTCATGTTATGGACTGACGTGTTTGTTTTGGCTGAGGGCGAGAGCCACAGAGATGCTTGTAGGTAGGAACTCCATGTATTTGACCTGGCTCCAAAATCTGTTTTCGCCTTTCATCAAATTAGCTCAGCTGCAATGGATAAAAATGTGGCCGGGGTTTTTCTTTGGAATCAGTCAGTTCTGCATAAGAATTAAGAATCTGACAAAATTAGCAACAGGAATGAAAATACTCAGTCATGTAACACAACACACAGGGTTAACCCCTCACTTACAGCCCACGCTGCACCTACACGTGGGGTCAGCCTCCCTGGTTTTAGAATTACCTAAAGGGTAACACCGCCCTTCATAGAAATAGCAGAGGGACTGTCAGAATACTAAAAAAAGAACCTATATGAATCTACTGAGAATTATCTCCCAGAGAATATTGAGCATAATCATTAAGGCAACACATTTTAAAGAATACATTGAAGAATGAGGACGTTTTCTGACATAAGTatggcgccacctggtgtacaCAGCATATAGTAATGTACCCGCCCACCTACTGAGCTAAGTGttggtggacgcacatgctcagtcacagCCAGGTCTCTGCATAGtgatcctctgtacactgcaggaCAACTAATAGGAATAGCTTCTtgtcaggagaggagcagagaatgGATTGCAATATAGCTGAGAAGACTCCTCCTGCACGGGCAGTAAGAAGAGGGCTATAGTGTCATCTGCCagggggggaaggagactgattctgtccaGAGTTTATAACTAAAGGCTGCCAGTAGGGAAAGGAGACTATATATGTCCAAATCTGACCCCTAGTGGTTGCCAGAGGAATATACATGGAAACAAacagtaatgaaaagttatatttaTTGAAGAAACACAGAAAATTGAACTATTAATATGATTTCAACACATTGGGTGTAGAAATGAATAATAGGATGGGTATTAATAGCATATCCCGGGTTATGATGAGCATAAGAAGCATCCCTTACCTCTCCTCTTATTCTCCACTTGGATGTtataaacattggggctcatttactaagggtccgaatcgcgcacttccTTCGGGTTTCCCCaggatttccaatttgcgctgaattgcccagggattttgccgcacgcgaacggattttgccgcatcggcgccggctttcacgtgacagaaatcggggggcgtggccatcagacaacccggtggattcggaaaaaaatccggaattaaaaaagaatttgtgtcgcgagatcagcacttacatgcacctggacgaagaagatgaactccggcggacttcagcacagcagcgacacctgctggatatcgggcgcacgaccttagtgaatcctggcagatccgaatcagcgtcggagaaagcgccactggatcgtgactggaccgggtaagtaaatctgcctcattgtttCTCTCACCTGCCAGAACAAAGAAGAGGCGAATCCTCTagctcagtgattttcaacctgtgtgccgcggcacacaaggttgagtgtgccgcggggaaagttctgCGAACTACGCTGCCCCTGTGTAGAGCTGGCCCGTATTTCTGCgaccatacttacctccaagccccgcgtcggcgatccgcccatcttttgtagctcctgcaccgcgcggcccatgtcacatgactgacgcgacctgacgtcaggtcgcgtaagtcacgtgaccagaggcgcgcggtgcaggagctacagaaggtgggcggatcgccattaggagtgaaggtacgtggaagaagacatcaagggtaagtatataaggttattatttgtatagggaaggcagctagggtcttttttttttattagtaaaggtaggctggggctttttatttgttaagggggggcctctggggccttttaattagtaagggaggcctctagggccttttaattagtaaagggaggcctctagggccttttaattagtaaaggggggctctagggccttttaattagtaaagggggggctctagggccttttaattagtaaaggggggctctagggccttttaattagtaaagggggggctctagggccttttaattagtaaagggggggctctagggccttttaattagtaaaggggggggctctagggccttttaactagtaaagagaggccgctacgggctcttaattagtaaagggaggccgctagggtctcttaattagtaaagggaggccgctagggtctcttaattagtaaagggaggccgctagggtctcttaattagtaaagggagggcgctaggggctcttaattagtaaagggaggccgctaggggctcttaattagtaaagggaggccgctagggtctcttaattagtaaagggaggccgctagggtctcttaattagtaaagggaggccgctagggtctcttaattagtaaagggaggccgctagggtctcttaattggtaaagggaggccgctagggtctcttaattggtaaagggaggccgctagggtctcttaattagtaaagggaggccgctagggtctcttaattggtaaagggaggccgctagggtctcttaattagtaaagggaggccgctagggtctcttaattagtaaagggaggccgctagggtctcttaattagtaaaggtaggctgctagggtctcttaattagtaaagggaggctgctagggtctcttaattagtaaagggaggccgctagaggtttttattagtaaagggaggccgctaggggttttttattagtaaaggggggccttttatgactgttttagtgtaattttgtgctattttggttggtggtgtgccccaggattttctgagtataaaaagtgtgccgcggctcaaaaaaggttgaaaatcactgctctagctgATGTCACCCTTGTTACCCTGCTAGTCCCCAGCTACACCTTAGATGACAGCCATGAAGGGCTCAATCATGTACAAtatcatatactgtatgtctattgctgtacatagggcagAGATCGGCCTTTCGTGGGCAGAGGTGTAACTTAAAGTAGCTGTACCCCAATCCAAATCCCTACCTGGATCCCAACTATAGTGAAATCCATACAGTCCTAGTCTCTTTATATAGACAGAATAATGGATTGTATATTACAAATAATAGATCAGTATGTGCAGAAGACTTTTAGCCAACTTTTTTCGAATCCCTTTACAACTCTTCATAACCACGGGGGCaatagttaaggggttaaaaccgaaTTGACCTTAATCACAATGCTCAGTGGTGGGATTTACACGACCCACCTTGTTGGGAGCCCGCTCTATCAATCTATCATCTCCTGCGTGAGCTCGCACTTCCTCACATTACTCCCGAGCCGCCACCATCCGTCTCCTGACCACGACCTCTCATGTTCTGTGATAAAGCCGGCAGTGTATTATAAGACTGGATTACAGTAGCCGGTCTTCAGGCTGCGTTTGAACGTTTCCCTTTAAAATcccctttttatttttgcataaaaTTACACCCAAGGCGCATATTTCTTTCTCGCACTGAGTGCTTTCTGTTGAGCCATTAGGCcaataaaacccctttaaccctcccACATCCGTCCCAAGGGTCAACGTTAGTGACTCGAGCCCCAGGTATCAAATGCCCCGACCCAATATCTGCACAATCCCGGCCAACACAGGTGTCCTTTCTCTCCTGTCAGGACCCGGGGATGAGGAATTCTAGAAATTACATAAAATCCACATGAAGTCATTTTCTGTTCCGCCACCAGGGGACAGAGAGAGAAAAACTTGTAAgaactttttaaatttatgtgaAAGACGATTTTTTCCTAcgtatattttttttcctccttagGTCAATGAGTGATTCACAAGCTTGTTTTTCAATAGGTCTTAACAGATATTTTCATAACTCTGGTAAAAGAGAAATGTGTTGAAATACCCATTAAGATATAGTTTACACTGATCAATCCAAGGCCACAGTCATTCACTCATGTGTCAGGACCTGGAATGTTCTCCAAAACCTCCAGACCCCGTGTTGTAATAGGAAGCAAGAGCCACAACctgatctatctcatatatatccatctatctatttcatatctctcaatctatgtatctgtctcatatctatctatctatcttctgtctatctatctcctatctcttatctcctacctatctatctatctcttatctatctatctatctatctcatatctatctcctatctatctcatatctcatatcgatctcctatctatctatctcatatctcatatctatctcctatctatctatttatacatCCAtctcatagggcagtggtggcgaacctatggcactggtggcagAGATGGCACCCGGAGACCTCTCtatgggcacacgggctgtctcccaggcacagagtttgcctgacatgacaccttcctgcagtctcaggcagtccaagtagtgacccatcctgtgctgcttggtcctatctgaagagtgaggaggtgtggacagggtcggactggagctcaaagattctggtagcaataagtttgttactgcctacatttcgtgttggcactttgggaaaagcttgtgtgttttaggtctcattttgggcactcaatctataaaagcttcgccatcactgtcatagggggTCCTCCCGTtggtgtttttgcacctttttgctgcgtaatggcatttttgcagtttttttgggGAATGCTATGCCTCAATTCACCCTATGTTGTTGCGCCCTATATGTCATTACATTGTGCctctttccagatgtttgcaccccatttattatactattgcgcctatatgggtgcaaataattacgcaataacacgccagtcctggccatgcttaggaaaggcaatggtgtgcCTTTACCGATGGGGGTGAGCAGTCGGGTACAGAAACCCGAAGCAATCTTTCAGATTTACCTGACAATGTCAGGTCCCTCCATTTCAACACAGTGAACCCTAAACTTACCGGTTCCGCTGATCACTTTTCTTGAGTCTTGATTATGAGCGTCCGGCTGCGTTCACACTTAGCATTTACATTTGCATGACGCAAAGCATTGTGTGGATGCGCCTGGATgttatgtcatctgttatgttccGTTTTGGCAGGGAGCCGTCATGCATTTTTTTGGCAGAACTACTGCACtacttttcctccatttgaaaAAATGGAGTGGATCCCTGACAAAACTGACCACAATGGGAGACCTAACATTTACACTGATGTCAGTAGGATTTTGAACTGATGCGTTAAACCTCCGTTAATCCTTCATTATTTTTTGGGGGTGCGTTCAAACGTTCAATTtttcagatggaggaggaggaggagtagcacAGGGTGATGCCACGTGgcatttttggcccatttttaagcatttgttttcagtccttttaaaagcgcatccatttttgaccatttttgtcagtttttcccaattatcttaagggCACTGTCCCACGTTGTGTTTGCAGACGCAGACAAAACCCCGCCCACAggggcggtccgatcgcatcagcatttctatggaaacgcctgcgatcggttaCGAgttgccggtgttttgcgttaaattaatgcaaaacaccggtggctcgttcccgatcgcaggcgtttccatagaaacgccgatgcgatcggatcggtgggcgcggttttgtctgcgtttgcaaacgcaacgtgggacagtgcCCTAAAAGATAAACTTAACAGGTTGTTAGCAGCCAAATGCGTGTTAAAcaatcaaaaacggatgcgtttttaaacagattGAAAACGTATGCTTAATGCAtgggtgtggcatcacccttaaacgCGATGTGTGAATAcaccctgagggcgcattcacatgatgcgttgcgtcgcgcgtgtttttgacgcattccactgccTTGATCACAcgctaaggttacattgtgttttagcagatgcagtggaaacgcaatgtaaccttatcatgtaatcaaggctgaagccagtggaatgcgccAAAACGCGACACAACACatcgtgtgactgcaccctcaggggTAGGTgctcacccattatcatccacacctgcttttggtttTGAAAAACTTACCGTGTGAACACACTTTTAACGGAGGGAAAAAAAAGCAgtagtgtgaattcagcctaatactgcacatagcacaggacACTGACATCAGCTCCGAGGAATCACCTGGGGAAACATTGTAGTCATTAAGATTCTACTCAGATACAAAGTATCCCTGGTGCGGGCACTTCCTGTGCAGTGAGGCATGCTGGGAAGGGGAGCCTCACAGGAAGTAGCAGAGGAGCTGCCCTGGAACAGTGAGTGCACCACAGGTGAGTGCACTACCTACCTGCTGGTGCTGTAGGTACACACAGGAGTCAGTGGTGGAGATATCCATGTACAGCAGTCACAGACCTGTCAgcacaatgtatacacaggactGTAACCTCTATGGCTGCCATGTCCTGCCCTGACCTGTGAGCTGCTGCTGTCCCTGCACAGGAGGCAATGGATATCACTGGGGCTACACAACATCTCACTCACTTCTAATGGGAGACAGACATTTCCTGCATGTAGTAAAGTGGCGCAGAGCCGCTCGTATCTACTTTACAGGATCTTGTAAGACAATCCTTATGTTCTGGTTAGAATAAGGTATACATTATAGACTTTGATGTTTAATAGTGATGCAGCCCCCAGTTTCTTGCTAAAGTCAGGACAATAATGAAAGATTGGCTAggcaggatttaaagggaacctgtcagccctGACGATTAGGCTGGGTTCATGTTATACGCTCAGGGTATACATTGTGCAAAGCTCCCTATGTATACGTTGTGTGGCCATTGATAAATAGTGGCAGAGGGAGGCATAGTATTCCCCTCCATCTCACCAGTATACGTCACATCCGGTGGGAGCAAGCCACGTCTTTCCATCCTTCTGCGTTATGTATGTGCCATAGAAGCCTTTGTGAaggtctatgagaatgaggggttgacacaagagcttacagtctatgagaatgagggggtgacacaagagcttacagtctatgaggatgagggggtgatacaagagcttacagtctatgaggatgaggggggacacaagagcttacagtctatgaggatgaggggtgacacaagagcttacagtctatgaggatgaggggggacacaagagcttacagtctatgaggatgaggggggacacaagagcttacagtctatgaggatgaggggtgacacaagagcttacagtctatgaggatgaggggatgacacaagagcttacagtctatgaggataaggggggacacaagagcttacagtctatgaggatgagggatgacacaagagcttacagtctatgaggatgagggggtgacacaagagcttacagtctatgaggatgagggggtgacacaagagcttacagtctatgaggatgagggggtgacacaagagcttacagtctatgaggatgagggggtgacacaagagcttacagtctatgaggatgagggggtgacacaagagcttacagtctatgaggatgagggggtgacacaagagcttacagtctatgaggatgaggaggtgacacaagagcttacagtctatgaggatgaggaggtgacacaagagcttacagtctatgaggatgaggaggtgacacaagagcttacagtctatgaggatgaggaggtgacacaagagcttacagtctatgaggatgaggaggtgacacaagagcttacagtctatgaggatgaggaggtgacacaagagcttacagtctatgaggatgaggaggtgacacaagagcttacagtctatgaggatgaggaggtgacacaagagcttacagtctatgaggatgaggaggtgacacaagagcttacagtctatgaggatgaggaggtgacacaagagcttacagtctatgaggatgaggaggtgacacaagagcttacagtctatgaggatgaggaggtgacacaagagcttacagtctatgaggatgaggaggtgacacaagagcttacagtctatgaggatgagggggtgacacaagagcttacagtctatgaggatgaggaggtgacacaagagcttacagtctatgaggatgagggggtgacacaagagcttacagtctatgaggatgagggggtgacacaagagctcacagtctatgaggatgaggaggtgacacaagagctcacagtctatgaggatgagggggtgacacaagagcttacagtctatgaggatgagggggtgacacaagagcttacagtctatgaggatgagggggtgacacaagagcttacagtctatgaggatgagggggtgacacaagagcttacagtctatgaggatgagggggtgacacaagagcttacagtctatgaggatgagggggtgacacaagagcttacagtctatgaggatgagggggtgacacaagagcttacagtctatgaggatgagggggtgacacaagagcttacagtctatgaggatgaggggtgacacaagagcttacagtctatgaggatgaggggtgacacaagagcttacagtctatacaaCCTTATAGGACTGCTCTCCTCTGGCTGCCTGGTATGAGGGCATCTCTCCCTTTTGTCTCGTCTATACTAATTAACTCTCTTTACCCCAAATTTGTTTTTCCATGCTTAAAATATCCCAAATTCCCCCTAGACGGTATCGTAGCCTGTTTTTCTAAGGTCTTTATTTTGAATAAAAAGCAGAAACGCCCCCCCTCGGCGTGTCCCCGGGTCTGCGGACATAAAGTGATATTGAAGGATTGGGGGTATTAATAGCCATTTCTGGTCTCTCCAGACGCCGTCACTCTCACACCATGTAATTGCAGGCAGATTTGATTTCTCCAGCCGAACACGCTCATAAAATGCATGAATAGCGGTGGTTTTATTAAGTAGCAGCCTAGACATGGATGGTCACGTTCCCCTTTCTAGGTGCGCGCCAGGACAAGAATGTTTTGCCAGTTTCGTGGTAGAAATGGACGCCAGATAGAGAGTGTGTGATTTTTGGCTACTTGGAGCAACTTTTTTGCTTTTGAGAGCGGAGTTACTATTTGCTACATGTAGATGTAGTAACAATGGCTGCATCATCAGAGACAAACCCTGAGCCGGGAGATGCTGCGACCAGTCATGTCATCCCCCTGCCATAGCTTCCGCATGTAAGGGGTAACCCTAAGGAAGGCATGACCCCTAGTACAAAATACAGAGTGACCCTCCCCATGTGATTGCCGCTGCACCCCTGATCAACTTAGTGTCCGGTTTTTAAAAATCCTTCCGTGCTTTCAAAAGATATAACCCCCAGAAGCTTATGTGAGTATTAGCCAAGGGGGTGGTGGCCTGTTGATCTTCCTGGGGGCGTGTCTATGAACATATAAGGTTGCCACCCCCTTGACTAGTTTGAGGTAACTTGCATGTTATCTTCCATGGACCGTGTCTTTTGAATGGGTGGACGGATTTAAAATATCAGAGTTGTCCTTTAAAACTGGAAAATCTGTAAATatcaaattgcaattttttttaaagaatatctGCTATCAAAATcctaacatgataaaccagggacattactcatagatccaggcaccgggactgtggtaatcttcttatagttattatccatggcctccttacttctaaaatcaacttttaaaattattctaatgggcCTGTTATCAGAGCcgctttgtgctgtagcttcacaggctgttacactgtcacccccttcccctgctcccctGCCTGATCACTGCAGCAGAAGAATTTCAACCCACAGTGAAGTCACTGAGTATAGAGGGGCTACAGTAATAgcataaatgtaaatgttaatttttagaaggtaggaggcgaTGCATAAATATAAGgagataccacagtcccagtgcctggatctatgagtaatgtccctggtttatcaggatggattctgatggtagatttcctttaagtcctcATTGAGTACAGGTAAGTGTTTTTTGGTGTGTAACTCCATTCAAACATCCACCAGTGGGTAAGGGGCTCCCCATCATTCAGCTACAATCTGGGAGTGTCTACCACAGCACCTCCACAGGAGAAATGGAGTATTACACATTATCCTTGTAATGGATGGAATTGTACGAGGATACAAATATATGGCTGCTTATTTTTGGGAATGCCCATTTCTGAGTCCCTTTAAATACGAGCACATTGTAAAGTAGTCCTGtttctccattatatttggatgtCGGGGTCCTCCCATGTCTTCCTGCCaatccatagcagccaatcacaggtttTGTTTTCACGTTCTTAATATATGACCTGATTGGTTCCTGTCATATATCGCCCCTTACCTCCACGTCCACACGGACACCTGTTTACATTAAAACCACCCAAAATGTTCTGGGGTCTGAAGACCACTTCATCATTATGTCTCTTCAGGAGCCCCAGACTTCCTCAAGACGCAGCAGAATTCTCCGGCACAGATGTAGCATATGGGGCTGGTACAGAGCAGCTTGCAGAATATATCCGGCAAGGCAGTTGGTGACTGTGTTTTGCAATCTTGCCAGTTTCCGGAAACCTCTGTGTAGTGTTCATAACATGGAGAGCCGGTccctctgtacatatatcagcACCAGATGGTGGACCCATGGCTGCGCCACAACCCGACGGGGTCTATGTTGCCCTAATGGACCAGTTCCAGTTTGTTTCCATACACATTTCTATGTGTACAGTATTCACATCACAAGAGGGTTCTGCTCCAAGTAGGGTTTATGGACCTGTAAGACCCGGCATGTCCATAAATGACATGGACGACCAATTGATTGTAGGGTTCAATTATAAACTAAGGCTAAGGCCTCGTAGGTGAAGTGTCCTGGGTGAGGAGCATTAAATTCTGGAGGAAATCTTTGTCCTGAATGCAGAAAATTCaacaggtttttttaaaattagtaTTTAACTCAGGTTTTTGGTTGCACCCTTCGCTTGGCCACCAAGTCTGGTGCACCCTCTCTTAGTTAACAGCAGACGAAGGGCACTGTCAGTCGAAGATCAATGTTGTTTTGGGACAAGGGGGGTGCACAAGACCTGAATGTTTTGTATGATTTTAGGATAAATAAATCCTATAATTTGGGATATTAGGACCCAATGTTCCTGTTCAGGGTTCAGGTTCGGCCGACGACCCGGATGTATTTCTGAATTGGTGGCCCAACAGCCAgtccggcaaattgacaccccttgtAACTAGCCGTGGCTATTATTGGTTGTGGGGAGGTCGGCAACCGAACCTGAAGCCCAAGGGGGAatgtcgggtccgctcatctctacctatgaTATGTGATCACATATGATGCTTTTTCCTGTTGTAGACCTCTTCATAAGATGAGTGGAGAAAAGCCTTCCGTGGCCATTATTGGTGGTGGCATCTCCGGGTTGGTGTGTGCCGCCAGACTATCCCAGCTTGGCATTACCCACTCGACAGTTTTCGACACTGGTAAGCGCGCCTCGGGTGGACGATGCAGCAGCCGATTCATCAGCATTGAAGgtaaactccatatatttgatCATGCCGTCCAGTTCTTCTCCGTCAGCGATCCCAGGTTTGCCAAAATTGTCTCGTTTCTGCACAGCAAAGGGGCGGTGAAAGTGTGGTCTGGTAAAATCGTTCGCCTTAAGCTGGGTCAGAAACCTTCAGAAGTGAAAAACTTACAGGCGTTTATTGGTACGAGGGGGATGCAGTCTGTTCCCGAGTGTCTATCGGGTCTTGTTCACCTGGAAGGAAACAAATGGGTCAGCAATGTTCACTGGGAACCTTCTATGAAAAAGTGGAAAGTTGACGACCACGGCTGGTATGATTATTTGGTCATTGCCCATAATGGGAAATGTGCAGCTCAACTGATGGCTGATGCTGGTGCTCCTATGATTCATAATCTTCTCAAGGTCAAGTTTGGACCTGTCCTTCTGCCAAAGACCAACATCATGCAGTTGTGCTCTCTCTGGGTCCTGATATTTGCTCTTCCTCGGAAGATTGAGGTTGACTTTGATGGAGCTTTTGTGGAGCATTCGGACATATCCTGGATTGGAAATAACACGTCCAAATACAACACGGAAAATCAGATGCAATGTTGGACAATTATCAGCACAAAGACCTTTGGGGCCAACCATAAGGTTCCCCAGGAGTTTATACCACCATCTAAAGAGAAGGAAGTGATTTGTTTGCTTCTAAATGGTTTTGCAGAGATAACAGGCATAAAGCGAGACCTTGTAGCACCATGTTTTACCAAAGTACAGTTGTGGGGTGCGGCTAACCCCCTCAATGTTCTGCAGGACGAGGAGTGCGTCTTCCAGGCAAGTCACAATGTAGGGATATGTGGGGACTGGCTGGTAAGCCCCAGTGTAGAAGGAGCAGCTATTAGTGGCCTGGCCTTAGCGGAGGTCATCAGCCGACATGTCAATGGAGAAAGGAGAGACGTGGGCTTGAAGAAGGGTCTCGAGCCCGTGGAAACAGAAGCTATTGGGGCTTTCCCGACAAACAAAAGTTTATTCTTTAAACCTGCAAAATAATAGTAGTTAAATGTGTGTATCATGTATCTAATGAGGCTAATAATAGTGACTTACTCGCTTCCTGTATCTGTGCAATAAGCATTGATTCTCATAATAGATTCACAAATAAACCCAATGATGAGTGTGAAGTTG from Engystomops pustulosus chromosome 10, aEngPut4.maternal, whole genome shotgun sequence harbors:
- the LOC140103805 gene encoding renalase-like encodes the protein MSGEKPSVAIIGGGISGLVCAARLSQLGITHSTVFDTGKRASGGRCSSRFISIEGKLHIFDHAVQFFSVSDPRFAKIVSFLHSKGAVKVWSGKIVRLKLGQKPSEVKNLQAFIGTRGMQSVPECLSGLVHLEGNKWVSNVHWEPSMKKWKVDDHGWYDYLVIAHNGKCAAQLMADAGAPMIHNLLKVKFGPVLLPKTNIMQLCSLWVLIFALPRKIEVDFDGAFVEHSDISWIGNNTSKYNTENQMQCWTIISTKTFGANHKVPQEFIPPSKEKEVICLLLNGFAEITGIKRDLVAPCFTKVQLWGAANPLNVLQDEECVFQASHNVGICGDWLVSPSVEGAAISGLALAEVISRHVNGERRDVGLKKGLEPVETEAIGAFPTNKSLFFKPAK